A genomic stretch from Sulfurimonas sediminis includes:
- a CDS encoding DUF4492 domain-containing protein, which translates to MKTHITNFFRSVFYLYYDGFVNMRVGKTLWILIAVKLFVMFAIVKWLFFPNILQENFETDAQRSQYILQQLTKEK; encoded by the coding sequence ATGAAAACACATATCACAAACTTTTTTCGATCCGTTTTCTACCTGTACTATGATGGTTTTGTAAATATGAGAGTGGGTAAAACACTTTGGATTCTCATAGCTGTAAAACTATTTGTTATGTTTGCCATTGTCAAATGGCTGTTCTTCCCAAATATATTGCAAGAAAACTTCGAAACTGATGCACAAAGAAGTCAATATATTTTACAACAACTCACAAAGGAAAAATAA